Sequence from the Diorhabda carinulata isolate Delta chromosome 5, icDioCari1.1, whole genome shotgun sequence genome:
TAGAATCTGTTGTATTTTCAGATACGGCTAACAAAGAGAGCAATCTTAATTCATCGGGGTGTAATGACCACCAACTTTCTGTAGCTGCTGCTATTTTTCCTTCCACTAATATACAACTGAACATTGAATCAACATATTCTGTAAAGGAATCTAAAACTATCTATAAGTGTAAATTAGATTAAatgtattatattatacaaaaaaactcaCCTGTATTAAATGATTTTCAGTGCATAAGATTGTTTCTGCAAATCCTACTATATCTGAAGTATGTTTATTGTTAGCATCTCCACAATCAAGTGAATCCATTATTCTATCAATAACAGGACATGCTATTCTCAATTCTCTTTTTAGTCTTTCTATGTTTCTTTGTAGTTTCAATTCCTTTATACCAACTATTAACACTGTAGTGTTGAATATATCAACAAGTACTCTATTAAGGACATCTATAGAACACCCACTAGCAACcccaattaaaataatactaaaaaactCAAACTTGTAGCTTCTTGTGAAAAAGTTAGTAGTAGAATGGAAGATAAAGACAAGTTAAGAAATAATCGAAACGAAGAGAAGAGAAGATGGGATAAAGTGAGAGTAGATggtaaaaatatacaatgaagACAGGGTGATGAACGAATTTACCATCAGCAATTGAATGTAAAGAGGaattatcaattcaaaataaaaattacctgTCTTCAAATTCCTTCCAACTTATGGTATAGTCATCAGTTAAAGTATCTAAGATTTCTATACCGAAAGGTTTTCCAAACATATGTATACCATTCAAAGATCCTATTACAGAAAATGGGagctaaaataaaacaaatattttccaaatgacAGTGAAAACTAATTCAAGTATCTTACTGTTTCAGCGTTTcctttttttctcgaaaatatcGGTAAACCGCCGCCAGAAGTTCCGCAAGTAATATAAACTGacattttctatcaataaatattagaataaataattatcttttcaaaattaactagCCTAATATAAAAACGtcatgtcttcttcttcttaattGTTCAATTATTTGTAGCTAGACATTGAAGGTTATATAGTTACATAGCGtgtttgacaattttcaataattactttaaactgccttatatttttatatacaccaATAGAAAAAGGCAACATTGTGAAATTTGTATTAATGAACGTCCCAATAGGTAAGGTTTTAAGGTAAAGCATCCTGTATTCAgtatcataattttattattatttattaattcttctACCACTGATACGTTCATGGCATACTCCACAGAATATATTCTAAGAAGATATGTAAACTCCATTGTTATTCAATGCAAACAACTTGGCGTATTTTCGATGCCAGCGCTCTCGATAGTACGTGCcagaactaatctattttcgcggttcatttaaatttacaacgcAGAATACTGTATTCATTTCCATCCAGTTTCGATTTCGGTATTTCCTGAATATATGTTGGTTATGTTCTGTGACATAACCTTTGTCTACATCGGCACTattctggaaggtttttgaactgttatttattCTATAGAGCTTTTCTAACTTTACTCCCATATTAAATACTCCTCCCTTTCTTTACCCACCATAGGCGCAATTTTGCTAGTGTAGTTTAAACCTTATAGGTCAGTTTAACTCTAGATATCGACTTTTTCACCTTTTATATATGGGGTTTACTAGTAAACTACGATTTAAACATTACTAGCGATTTGGGTTAGTTTAAATTTCAATCCAATATGAAACTgagaattccaaaaaaattttggacCTTAGGATGAAACACAATTTCCGTACGCTTATGAAACGATGTGTATTTGCACATGAATGAGCAAATAAAATTCGAGTTGTTATGCTGGTTGCCGACTTTTAGGGGCATTACTGaatgtttcaataaatcatttgaaaaaatggtaCTTACTTTCGATACATTCGAAATGAgagaactttttattttcaattaatgataAACTTAAAACTGGATTTGCCTGAAGAAgcatatacaaaaattatataccaATCGTACTATATTGACtcaacaacaaatattttgataaaatgctTCCATACAGAATCTAATTATAATGTTAACTAATATTAATAAGTTCGTCAAGGtgtttatcaacaaaaaaaaataatcattgacGTTTCATCGTTGAAACGTAGGTgatttattttgtcaataattgCCAATGTATTATGTCTTAACTGGTTGCGAGTTCAATCCTCAATTATTCGGGAAGGCAAAGCAACGTCGTTTACAAATCTTCAGAAAGAACGaacatttttaacaaacttttgtATTAATAGGTTCTGAAGATTGTGACGAAAATGGTGTACTTACCGTGCtcgaaaaatttgtttgcaATTTATGTAGTTTCAAGTCCACGAATTCTCTAAATAATGCCCGATTCGCATTATTCTTAAAATCTTAAGAAGTAAACAACTTGatgaaccaaaaaaattacagaattttgtTGCTTCGACTTTACGAACGTGACAACGCGGCCAGGCTGAATTGACGCAACATCAATTAAGAACAAAATATATCGCCGTAATATGACAAATGCTTACATTTGTGAATAAGCAAATATCAATTCATCTGGTTCGACGGTCCTCAGCTGCCGAGTTAATAATGGAATTATTGAAGTTAAAATACTCTGTCatagaataaacaaaatgtCTATTTACCTTAATGTGTAAAAATCCTCTACTAGAACCAGAAAGCACGGGTTAAGCAGTATCAGAAAATCAACACAAAAGTCTTCAAAGTTTTAAGAGGGGTACGCCAGGGGTGTATTTTGTCTCCTATGCTGTTCAACCTCTATGTAGAGAATTTCTTTGCTGAAGCTCTTGAAGGCTCTGATTATGGCGTTAAAGTTAATGGATTCCTGCTGAATAATATTCGCTATGCGGTCGATACGGCAAAACTCACAGACAACGTACTCAAGATGCAGTTATTActggataaaataaataatattgggaAATCATATagcttaaaaataaatgtaacaaaaacCAAGTGCATGGCAATAAGTAGAAATGCAATATTAAGTGCCCAACTGCATATAGATCGAGCAATTGAAGacatttaaatatctaggaataACTATAAATGAGAAATGGGACCCTCAGCAGGAAATTAAACGCCGCATTGAACACGTAAGACAggcattcattaaatttaaaccGATGTTGTGTAACCGTAATCTCTCCTTTGAACTTCGGTATAGAATGGTCAAATTTTATGTGTGGTCAATTTTACTGAACGGCATGGAAACATGGACATTAAGGTTATCGTCCATCAATAAACTAGAAGCCTTCGACAGAGTGAGGAACGAGGATGTATTAAGAAGAGAGACTGAGAGAGAGTTGTTCAACTTGATGAAGGTGCGAAATGTTGGATACTTGGATCATGTTCTTAGAAGAGAAAGATATACAATACTTCAATTTATCATACaaggaaaaatcaaatataaaacacTGAACTGGCATAAATAACATATGTACGTATCATATCGCTATAAATAGATGTCTCACCATAAGTTAATCACCAACGCACTGTAGGTGCAAGGCAgtagaataagaagaagaagtaaaaCTCCTTCTACATTTCAGGCGATGATGCAGGAATATGAGGAGGATATATGGAGATACATGAAAGCGAACATGACTGCTGACAAAATTCTTAGTTAACTAAAGAGGGAAATACGGTGCTCAAACATTAACGAGAACGTGACAACTTGGGGTCCTTCATATTGTAAAGAGCTGATCGTTCCCGAACCAACTCGATGAGAAGCTCGtcgttcatttaaaaaattgagatacacacggaaaatattgaatagtgaATCGAGCAAACTCTTTTCACCGAACGTCACCTCACGGCACGGATATGTGTGGATCGACCTTAATTCAATATCTATTCCATGTCTGCCAAGGCTTTCGCCATTACTTTTTTGTCTGCCATATGTATATATGTTAAGCAGTACCAACGGTACCTTCTACAAAAAGTTGAATCGTATACTAGATACCTTCATAAGTATCGAGTTTTCCTtctatttaatgataaattggTACGTCGCTTAAGCACGAGTCGCATCCGGCAAAGTTGTATCCCGCACGATACTCAAGATAAGGTTTATTAATGGAAGGGCTTAAGAATTGTGATAAAAAgtagaataatttattcaactataaatatttgcttTATACGTtcatttgaaatacaaatattatgtgtaaactagaatttttattttcaattgtactcaaattattattacacaAATCAAACAATCCGTTAATAAAACGAATTACTTTAGAAATTATCTCGTTCAATATTTGACAGTAAATGTGTCATAAAATGAATCAGTgtgtaaaacattttaatttgaactaTTGAAGTCACTTGTACTAACATTTGATAAACCAAATCGTGCAATATAAGACAATAGTTTTCATCTTGAGACAACGTATTTTTAGggtagaaaattaaaatttcagatTGCTTCTCCCGTCCCTTTTGTAAACTACTCAATAAGGATCtgctaaaaaatataaaattctctttttatttttaagatggTCCCCTTCAACTCATTTTAATCTGAAgtacttaaaaataattcaatcttgAAACATTATCATATTGACTATTAgcttcaatttttctataagCTAATAATAGCTATAATTAATCATAATATAgtatttcaatgatttttattcaatatttatactaAAATCAGAATGGTTgcgatttattttcatttttctccaaagcaactcagaaaaaaacagtttcaaaaagaaaatagcgGAAACTATATATTTTCCTTGGTTCCATTTTATTGGATGTCATTTATCGCCATTGAAATATTCCCCGTACAGAGGGAAGtttctacataatttttatttctcaaatatcaaaatagttGGGTTACAGTTAATAAAAGTGAAAATCTCATATTAGAGGAGACCTTGGGAGATCTACCTTCACCGATCTGATAACCAGATGAGAcgtattttttaatcatatatgacatacacaaatatattttcagtttaattaatttgaatcaattttttttcatcacgTTCATTCTTTTGATAACTGAATGAATTTTATCTCAACTAATAGTTTTTAACACACAGAATATGTCTAGGGTAGGCTTGTGTACTCTTTCTGTGTATGGCTAACTGGCAAGCAGTGTGAACAGGTAAGTCAATAGAGTTTTAACTATTTGATAGGTGCGAGACAGAAAGTAGAGAAGTATTAGAATTATTAGAATCTGGTATGATAAACATGCTAGAATATAACCACCCTTGCCACTGATGGTTTCAGATCCCCACTCTTTACTAGCACGAaaagtattgagccctcaacaaaaaaaacaacaatctGACTCAactttttcattggaaaaaagaatttattcatttctatgTTTTAAATACTGGGAAACGAACCATCTGAAGTGATGAAATTTTAGTCAGTTTAGTcagataaaaaaacatttgcgaatagattttaatttggttaaTCCAAgctgttatattttttgtattccaTTTGTATCAAGATCAGTTGAGTTTATTTTTAGTCAAATAATATCTTATATATAACAGAGCATCCCTTTATTGTAATATAACATgaaattatacataattaaaatttttattctaaaaacgAAAGCAAATTATATTGACATGGATCAAGAGATTCTGATTTAATAGAAACAAATGAGAGATAatgcgaaaaaaaattaattgaagctcaaacattgaaaattatagtCTATACGCACAGTTTGATATTCATTATACATAAAAACTGCAAagaccaaaaaatatttaaatttttagacTTTCTGTAATATCTACCCTTCAAATCATATACTTACTTGAATTTACAATTCATATCATAATTCTTACCAATTGAAATTATGCTTTTTTCATACTACTAGTTCTTTCTAAACTCTTATCTTGTATACTCTACGCGTTTTTTATAGTATTATTACAAGTTTACTGTCTTCTACTTTGTCAATGCTCATTGAACGTAAATTAGTGGCGTGattatattgacaatattcatTCTACTTGAGATCTTGACATTTTTTCGGGTAATTTTTGCAGATGCCTCAATTTTTACTCATTCTAcattataaatatctatttaattttaCCAATACTTGGCTGAATTAAAATGGAATTAATATACTGACGTTCCAACTGATTTAGTAATTTTCAGTGCAGCTTAGCGTTTCAATGTTTTCAGCCCAACCCTTGCTAGCTTTGAATCTAcaatgagaaaatttattttgctaCAGATCTAAATTTCTAAATCTTTCTTGATACCATCAGTGTATCTTCTTCCACGTTTTAGAGAATTTTCTTTCCATCTTTATAATACGTATCCGAAAAGGCTTCTTTTTCGGTCTTCTGGCTACCAGTATTAGATTTAGGACTTTTTTTAGGCTCCACTCTTTTTCGCTATTTTCGCTGTGGATAGATATTTCTTCCTTTAGGTCTCTACACGTTGCACTCTCTGCTAAACCTAGCGTCTTCAGCTGTTCATAGAGGCGACAGTGTCCTGttcattcaacattcaacagATCTTCTCTTGGTTAGTTTCCTACTTGTGCCTGTCACAACCCCTGTAGATTGTCCCAGTAATTAGTTTTGCCCCAGCTAACtccttttctattattttgtagCTAATCTCACCAAAGGATTCTGGTTCTATAAGGGGTTTGTTTGCTGCTAATTTAGCTAATCTGCCGGCTATTTTGTTTCCCTTCACAGTAATAGCTTTGAAGCAACAATATTTTCCGTTTTTTTCGGCTCTTTTTACGCTTCTTTCCGTTTCTTTAGGTTCCAATAATATTACTTTCTATAACCATCTCTCTTGCCACGTTGCCATTCACTGCCACTTCGCTATTCCATAAATAATTTCGCTCACTCTGGATCTTCTAGGTattttacctataattttgtctTTCATACTTTTTTTGTGGTTTTCACCCACTTTTAGTTGTTCTACCATTTTTTGCTAGTCCGATAGTTTCTAGATAATAACTTTTGTATATcttatgtatggaataaattttattgttattatgtactatgtgaaaaaaccACCAGTCACTTCTTGATAATAACTGatgcgattttggaattctagcacaatattttgtatgacctcaggggttattttgttaatttcttcgtTATCCTAAATCAGCAAAATTGCCTGgcttattgaaatatattttaaaaatctgctaaatatcaggaaaaaatctttgaagatactgaaatattaatcaaaaagcCAAATACacaattgatatgaatctagttatcatttaaatatttcaagttaCTAAAAGAAGTCAGTATAATCTTTGGGCGCGTATCAATGGCTCATTTGTCCAAGACTCAAATAATAGACGTTAATTATGATTGGTTGTGGTAATAAAAATAGGATTCAAAAGaaggtttgtgaaatttttgataataaagatcCTAGTCAACACGTTTCGCAGTCTACAGTTagcagaaaaattgaaaaaatttgcgTGAAACTGGCAatgtggaaaatattgaaaaacaaaatcagGAAGAAACgttcaatttactgatgaaaaagtTAGATAGAGATTGGAGAAAATCCGCAGAAGACAACTCGAGAACTTGCCGCTGATaatgatgtaagtaaatcatctattttgagagttttgcataaaggaaaataccacccttacaaagttCAGCTGGTTCAGGAGTTAAATCAAGAAAATCCTGATAGAAGGTAAGAATTCTGTACATTGAAGATGTACTGAATGAACGGAGGCTCGGCTAGATCACCggatttgactcctctcgattcCTTCTTATGAGATTATCTAAAATCTAAAGTGAATATTGCTGATTTGAAAGCTAGAATAACGgaacaaattaagaaaataacccctaaggtcatacaaaatgtacgAGAATTTCAAAATTGCCTCAATTATTGTAAAGGAGTGACTGGTTATAATTTTGAACTTTTAatagaggactaaaatcccctatctcatttgaaattttcgagGCGATCCTTATAATTCAGAGAGGATACGGAAGAGgcataatattttcatactgtaaatttcaatttatgaataaaaaaagacctgttccagtttttttttcacttagtacataataacgctaaaattgaatttattccatacatatgaaCAGCATTGTATAACTTGACTTCATTATTACGGTacgtttccatattttcattgcTCTTCGATTGTATATCTTTTTGttctgaaatcaaattttgtacaGAAAATCTTCTGTACCTTGTgtttttacttcttttattttttatcttctctAATCAAGGTAGTACCGAATTCAAAAtttgcttctttttcttctacatTCACGTACAATATATTAATATGATTGAATTTTCATGATATAATTCGTTTCACAGAAATTTCTGgtcgattttccaaaattttttcttattttattggaattattaCTGATAAAGataagaattattgaaaaaatattcaccgCATTCACGTCACATTATGCTAAATTTGAGCCCCCAGACTAAATTCCATCAtcatataaatgtttattatattgCGGTTATAAATTATGAGTAATTCGAAGTAAACCTTGTTGAATCTTACTACCGAAAGTGAGTGCAGTAAAAAATAAGTTGATCATATTGTCAGCCGATCGTATCGAGATGCAGCACCCACCTACAGATCAAAATATCGGTagtaaaatagtttttattgtgtttttgtGTTGCGCCAATTCAAAGTTAGTGTCATGCACTACAGTTAGGTAAGGAAAACAGTGATTGTCACAAACTTGATTTATGGAAtataaaatacttgaaatattaacaatagtaacgtaaaaaaattgtagtaaaaAACAGTAACAATATATGTTACAGGTCATATATTAAACTTCATAATTCGTACACTGATTATACTTCTACAtatcttctttttatatttgtataagtTTAAAAGCGGCATCGATTTAGAAGCATAGACGATCTAAATATCTttagagattaaaaaaaaatttgttataagcGAAGGagtatgtatttattattaggCAGGTAGATAaataaacgatttttcaaaatgagataCACAATATGTCCTCGTATAGATGAAATGACTCTTGCAGGAGATAAAAAGTTCACGATTACAAGTTTTTTCTTGAGATTTAGACCTACTTAACAAAAGATTAATTTCTACTATAATTTGAGTTTGAACGAAACAAAGTATGCTACGGAAATTTcgaagaaaacttttttttctgtaGTGTTATTGGGAAAAGTATGTATAGAATCAACATATATACCAAATTTCTAAAACAGTTGTCGACTAATTTTTCAACTCATCGATGGGTCCAGAACCCGTCCTTGGTGTTGCCAAAAGCGTCGCCATCGCGTCTTTCAACGGTCTACTCGCAAGGCGGGCTCGGCAGAGATGGATAGAGACACCTAGCATGAGACAAGCGAAGGCACATGTAGATGGACAGTGAGTCCCATACGAAACAACTGCTCCAATTAAATAGGCACCAAATCCCACTAGTGACCTGACTTTTAGCCGGACACTGCCATCTAAGACGCTATCTCCACATCATGGGTATTACAGACGATCCGGAGTGCCGTTAGTGCATGGAGAAAGACGAAACCGCAAGCTACGCCATGTGTGAGTGCTCTGCATTCATACGAGTGCGGCTTAAACACTAAAGCAAGCTTTACAACTTGCCCAATGACATCGaaaggttcaagccaaagcgcctgatgGTCTCCTCAAAGGACAAAGAAGAGCTAAAGAGAGCTCTTTTATGAAGAGAGTTTAAAGTATTGTGGAGTAGATTCACGAGCTTACACCCTATCTCATCTAATTTAATCCaattaaagtaaatttaaaaCCTCATAATGAAAGTGAGATTTCACTAATTCTCCCCTATATTTGTAGatttttcaataagttttcGGAATTGTCCAAAAGCATTATTGTAAGGTCTGTGGATCTACCAGGCCCACTGATTATTCAATTCTTTGTGTAAGATTAACAGGACAGCCGTCGTGATGTAGGAATAGAGTCTTAGcattcagttttttcaaatactgtCTTCTTGTTTTAATTACGTAATGGGAATTGCCTTCCCACAAATGTCgacaattttttggaaaaagaaacaCTTGTCGTACAAGTGCTTTCgtcagaaaaaatatcaatatatggaaatctattttttctaaCATCAGCTCTCCTGAACAGAAACATAACTACGATTTCCTTGTGTCCAAACCTTCTGAAGTGTGACAAATTTCAGCTTTGTACGGATAAATTATCTGTAAATGTGAACTGAACAAAGTAATAACCATATTCATCTCAGTATCAGTGTAAGTCCAATAAAGTAATGtttgacagtttattttaatatttaatattgttatgGATACAACATCGATTTTCCGTTGtattcattgttaaaaatattagtCTGATTTGcgaaatgaatataaaaaattaaaattttatgtttctaaatcataTTGATTCAGGTCTcttctaatttgaaattagtttttttaagatAGGtcgaaatttgacgtttcgactacttttatattttattgtattgatggACCTTCagtctattttctgaatactgAGATATTTGCCCTATGTGGACTATGTTACTTCTTTTCTGGATGTTTTAGATTTCAGtttggtgaaatatttggataatgtattaagTACATTATGACTTattctaatttcatatttattgaaataattcgattcGAATtattgggaaagtccttgtacatatgatATTCGTATAAGTCGCAGAGGACTTAATACAGgcaatatttcactaaactaaaatctaaaataacaaaaacaaaagaagtaatattatatatcaagtactttGTACTGATTATGACGTtgtctacataggacagacatcacAGGACTTAGCAAATAGTCattcaatacgataaaaaaaaatgaatctgcattaacgaaccacgaaatatcaaaaaaaaacataaattcaattataaatattcatggaatctaatacatgaaaaagagaatttctagatatggttcacattcataagaacaaaaaagctttaaatgatagaaaagatctaaataatttaaaaaaaattatttctttgatattcatgatataGGTGATGTATTGACTAactacgcaaattgtcagtgtcaaatcatattttgataaaggctgaaagtagtcgaaacgttaaatttttacctttcttaaaaaaaagactaattttaaattagagtagacctaaaatcaaaacaatttaggaacataaacatataaaaaggtctaagaaacaagtaattgaaggaaaattaaaattatgtttgttaatttttttttccaattagaTAGAGAGATCTAAATGTTGATTTTGAACAATCTTGGTAAATGTTTGCTGTATTTGCCACATAAAAGGTACTTTTCGAGAATTCCCgaatactaaatttttcatagCTAACATTGTATTAGAAATTATACTCTATTTTTTTCATGGcagagtattaaaataataaagcatacgtaaaacatattttagtagacagttgaaataatttttcaagttataattCGACTATTTTCGTgtgaaataacattttcataaatataatgaatatgtCAGGTGGACACTTACATTTTCAACTAATTAATCTGTTAATAACTTCTAAACAGCTGAAGGGAAAAAgggcaatttttttttaaatatttattattccgCAAGGTATGTTTTATCATACTGGTTATATAGTGGTAAGGGTTCAAACTTTGAACAACGTTAggtttataaataataattttattataaaaacttactAGTATGAATATCCTAATCAGAGGATGAACTGTCGCTTCCAATATTTACAATCTGTGTGTATGACTCGATCATTCCATCAATAATACTGTTAAACTTccacattttctcttcttcattAATCTTTCACTTGGTTGTGAGAAATTTTCTTTAAGTCTCGAGtgataacttgcattatccattaatattattactCGTTCGACCATTCACTATTCATATCCTCATGGTGGTCACCGATATGAGTGGATCCAATAATCAATAAACTACCTTTAAAATAAGCATTTGAACTGCCAATTTGTACTATTATCAGTCTGCTACTCTTTCCTCCTAATGTTCATATAGGTTTCAACCAAGAAAGCCTTATAGGCGACCCAGAGTTGATCATAAACTTGCACAGCTTAGAGCAtgaagaaaggtcgctgacctgactCTGTTCTAATAAACGGCAGATGTTTTTCGAGCTGTCTAACATATTCTCACCTAGAGACGAGCGTCTATAGGCTCCGGTAAAGAAGAACGACGCGCGTGCATGTGCTACAGAAAGTGAACTTGCGATTTTCATGGTAAACTGATCGGACCAAGGACCAAACGgtcttcaatttcttcatagATGGTGATACTACATAAAAGGCAGTTGGCAGTTGCCAATTTaggttatataaatatatatttcaataagttTCTCGACaagtaaatatatttagaatagaagcaaaaaattagtcaataaatttaaaacaaattgtcatttgtcTCAAAAGTAGCttcttttaaacattttgttttcttaGTTTTCTATTTGTAAGTCGGTAATAATCTAGATACATTTTCCAACTTTACCAAAAAGCCatgatataaaatttatgaaaagtctttaaacagaaaattaaattagaatatttctatattaattttctttagaatattaTCCCTTAACTTATAGAGCCTGGATTGAAACTCATAATTTAATAACTGTGTATGactcaatttattaattcaaaacttttcgatttaattattttaaactaaaacgtaaaaagtgaaataaaattatttaaccTAAGGTAACCCCATCTCCTTTTTTGATGGGTATTCAGGTACTTCTTggtagtaaattttttttattcactgcactcgaataatttttctaaatacttttAGGGAGGAACTTAAACGTTCCAAAAGCTTTGATTGACTAAACCTTTGCTTTGattgttaatttgcgattaatcta
This genomic interval carries:
- the LOC130894110 gene encoding protein fuzzy homolog isoform X1 codes for the protein MSVYITCGTSGGGLPIFSRKKGNAETLPFSVIGSLNGIHMFGKPFGIEILDTLTDDYTISWKEFEDSIILIGVASGCSIDVLNRVLVDIFNTTVLIVGIKELKLQRNIERLKRELRIACPVIDRIMDSLDCGDANNKHTSDIVGFAETILCTENHLIQIVLDSFTEYVDSMFSCILVEGKIAAATESWWSLHPDELRLLSLLAVSENTTDSKDIPVFLPHKSPTVAFRFVVCTLIPEVQLCCLCGPTPPLNEIELSATQIFRNSADILNAAAQCIPRNFPASYIIDSSILGQLLVNCVSKKYMISKSPQQLTKKSATSSHRLDILRTFFYRAVLNNLILSEDSYDKQNNSILSNECDNLEVVENAGIETYWCSEYHKCHALRIGDNVLSILYNSTVPTNALRAITEKTLRQLISDKQVCW